A stretch of the Aphis gossypii isolate Hap1 chromosome 2, ASM2018417v2, whole genome shotgun sequence genome encodes the following:
- the LOC114124332 gene encoding molybdopterin synthase sulfur carrier subunit isoform X2: protein MDQIQINRRVMTVVNVTVKFFAQARELSKVKNTTIQLPQTLFGHDLRSILTDQFNLLSIGNIFILAVNENYISDNLEITLREKDVVAVIPPISGG from the exons atggaTCAAATTCAGATAAACCGtaga gtGATGACCGTGGTAAATGTTACAGTAAAATTTTTTGCTCAAGCTCGTGAATTGTCTAAAGTAAAGAATACGACTATTCAATTGCCACAAACTTTATTTGGACATGATTTACGTTCCATTTTGACagatcaatttaatttattatcaataggaaatatatttatactagcTGTCAATGAAAATTACATATCTGATAATTTGGAAATCACTTTAAGAGAAAAAGACGTTGTGGCTGTTATCCCGCCAATAAGTGGAG gttaa
- the LOC114124332 gene encoding molybdopterin synthase catalytic subunit 1 isoform X1 — translation MIDLKIVNSELDIGSAMNSVNSPQCGAISIFIGTTREHFNGNKVKTLFYEAYESMALNQMKSITVLTRQKWPEVVNIAIHHRIGEVKVGEAGVVIAASSPHRKHAQEAVSFILERLKTTVPIFKKEQYEDGSGVWKANEECAWKSNNNISNC, via the exons atgattgatttaaaaattgtgaattCTGAACTGGATATTGGCTCTGCTATGAATTCTGTCAACTCACCGCAATGTGGAGCTATATCAATATTCATTGGAACGACTAGAGAACACTTTAAtggaaataaagtaaaaacattattttacgaaGCTTACGAGTCAATGGCGTTGAATCAAATGAAAAGTATCACTGTGTTGACTAGACAAAAATGGCCTGAAGTTGTCAACATTGCAATACATCACAG gatTGGTGAAGTAAAAGTTGGAGAAGCTGGTGTAGTGATTGCCGCCTCATCTCCTCATCGCAAACATGCTCAAGAAGCCGTCTCGTTTATACTCGAAAGACTAAAAACCACGGTtcccatttttaaaaaagaacagTACGAAGACGGCAGTGGTGTATGGAAAGCTAATGAAGAATGTGCTTGGAagagtaacaataatatatcgaactgctaa
- the LOC114124349 gene encoding protein yippee-like 5: protein MGRIFLDHVGGDRLYACAACDTNLTNRDELISTRFTGATGRAFLFNKVVNLNYSDVQDRVMLTGRHIVRDVSCKNCDTKLGWIYEFAMEENQRYKEGRVILERALVTEGDGLEHEI from the exons ATGGGTCGAATATTTCTCGATCACGTAGGCGGTGACCGACTGTATGCGTGTGCTGCATGCGACACAAACCTTACTAATCGTGATGAGTTGATTAGTACAAGATTCACAGGTGCAACAGGTCGAGCATTCCTATTCAACAAAGTTGTAAACCTCAATTATAG TGACGTGCAAGACCGAGTAATGTTAACTGGTCGTCATATAGTGCGAGATGTATCCTGTAAAAATTGTGACACAAAGTTGGGATGGATATATGAATTTGCCATGGAAGAAAATCAGCGCTATAAAGAAGGACGGGTTATATTGGAAAGGGCATTGGTTACCGAAGGAGATGGTCTTGAACATGAAATATAA
- the LOC114124332 gene encoding molybdopterin synthase sulfur carrier subunit isoform X3 — translation MTVVNVTVKFFAQARELSKVKNTTIQLPQTLFGHDLRSILTDQFNLLSIGNIFILAVNENYISDNLEITLREKDVVAVIPPISGG, via the exons ATGACCGTGGTAAATGTTACAGTAAAATTTTTTGCTCAAGCTCGTGAATTGTCTAAAGTAAAGAATACGACTATTCAATTGCCACAAACTTTATTTGGACATGATTTACGTTCCATTTTGACagatcaatttaatttattatcaataggaaatatatttatactagcTGTCAATGAAAATTACATATCTGATAATTTGGAAATCACTTTAAGAGAAAAAGACGTTGTGGCTGTTATCCCGCCAATAAGTGGAG gttaa